One Mucilaginibacter ginkgonis genomic region harbors:
- a CDS encoding hydrogen peroxide-inducible genes activator, with translation MTVTQLEYVVAVDTYRSFVAAAEKCFVTQPTLSMQVQKLEDTLGVKIFDRSKQPVVPTEIGEDIIVQARVLLAEHQKIKEIITDRQKDLAGELKIGIIPTVAPYLLPKLISKFMAKYPQVKLMVWEQTTEQIIHQIKSGVLDCGILSTPLHEASLTETPLFYENFVAYVAKNSRLAPKKHITPDDIEMSELWLLNEGHCMRDQVLNVCQRRKSSRGFQHLEYNTGSIETLKRMVDQNDGMTILPELALSELTEKQLDKVRYFKSPEPAREISLVTQKNFVKRRMIDSLKNEILDFIPKRLRTKKKKEMIDI, from the coding sequence ATGACTGTTACCCAGTTAGAGTATGTTGTAGCCGTTGACACCTATCGCAGTTTTGTTGCCGCTGCAGAAAAATGCTTCGTAACCCAGCCTACATTAAGTATGCAGGTACAAAAGTTAGAAGATACGCTTGGCGTCAAAATATTCGACCGCAGTAAACAACCAGTAGTTCCTACTGAAATTGGCGAAGATATCATCGTTCAGGCTCGTGTTTTACTTGCAGAGCACCAGAAAATAAAGGAGATCATCACAGACAGGCAAAAGGACTTGGCTGGCGAATTGAAGATCGGGATCATCCCGACTGTCGCACCCTATTTGCTACCCAAGCTCATCAGCAAATTCATGGCGAAGTATCCTCAGGTAAAACTGATGGTATGGGAACAAACCACAGAACAGATCATTCATCAAATAAAATCAGGTGTGCTGGATTGCGGGATACTATCTACTCCGTTGCATGAGGCATCACTAACAGAAACGCCGCTTTTTTACGAAAACTTCGTGGCCTACGTTGCCAAGAACAGCCGCCTCGCTCCAAAGAAACATATTACTCCGGACGATATAGAAATGAGTGAATTGTGGCTGTTAAACGAGGGCCATTGCATGCGCGACCAGGTATTAAACGTTTGTCAGCGCCGCAAAAGCAGCCGTGGCTTTCAGCATCTGGAGTATAATACTGGTAGTATCGAGACCCTAAAACGTATGGTTGACCAAAACGACGGTATGACTATATTACCCGAACTGGCCTTAAGCGAACTAACGGAAAAGCAGCTCGACAAGGTGCGCTATTTCAAATCGCCGGAGCCAGCCCGTGAAATAAGTCTGGTAACACAAAAGAATTTTGTAAAACGCCGCATGATAGATTCGCTTAAGAACGAGATACTCGATTTTATCCCCAAACGCTTACGAACCAAAAAGAAGAAAGAGATGATAGATATTTAG
- the glmS gene encoding glutamine--fructose-6-phosphate transaminase (isomerizing): MCGIVGYIGFRDAYPIVIKGLHRLEYRGYDSAGVAVQNNGLKVYKKAGKVSDLENFVKDIDTDGTVAMGHTRWATHGAPSDRNSHPHSSGDRKLTIIHNGIIENYAVVKEALLAKGHVFKSDTDTEVLIHLVEDIRNETNLDLNECVRLALNRVVGAYAIVIMSVDDPDQIIAARKGSPMVIGVGKGEYFIASDATPIVEYTKNVIYLNDNEIAYIKRDDLLIKSIDNKVQTPYIQKLELQLEMLEKGGYDHFMLKEIYEQPRSVGDCLRGRIYPDRGLVQLGGIKEYAEKLKNIDRIIIVACGTSWHAGLVGEYLIEEYARVPVEVEYASEFRYRNPIITEKDVVIAISQSGETADTMAAIELAKERGATIFGICNVVGASIPRLSHAGVYTHAGPEIGVASTKAFTAQVTALTMLAFYTAQQRGAITESKLIEYLTELNNIPALIQKTFAANDHIKTISEEYKDASNCLFLGRGSSFPVALEGALKLKEISYIHAEGYPAAEMKHGPIALIDADMPVVFIATQNSSYEKVISNIQEVKARGGRVIAIVTEGDTIVRDMAEHTIEIPEVSEAFVPLLATIPLQLLSYHIAVLRGCNVDQPRNLAKSVTVE, encoded by the coding sequence ATGTGCGGAATTGTTGGTTATATAGGTTTTAGGGATGCTTATCCCATTGTGATAAAAGGACTACACAGGCTTGAGTACCGGGGTTACGATAGTGCCGGTGTCGCTGTGCAAAATAATGGCCTCAAGGTTTATAAAAAGGCCGGAAAAGTAAGTGACCTGGAGAACTTTGTAAAGGATATTGATACAGACGGTACCGTTGCCATGGGGCACACTCGTTGGGCTACCCATGGCGCACCGAGCGACCGCAATTCACATCCCCATTCATCGGGCGACAGAAAACTTACCATTATCCATAATGGCATTATTGAAAACTATGCTGTAGTAAAAGAGGCCCTGCTTGCAAAAGGCCACGTCTTTAAAAGCGATACAGATACCGAGGTTTTGATACACCTTGTTGAAGATATCCGCAACGAAACCAATCTTGATCTAAATGAATGTGTGCGTCTTGCTTTAAACAGGGTAGTTGGCGCTTATGCTATCGTAATCATGAGCGTTGATGATCCCGATCAGATCATTGCTGCACGAAAGGGCAGCCCGATGGTAATTGGCGTGGGGAAAGGCGAATATTTCATAGCCTCTGATGCAACTCCAATTGTTGAGTATACCAAAAATGTGATATACCTTAACGATAATGAGATCGCTTACATAAAACGTGACGACTTGTTAATCAAGAGCATTGACAACAAAGTGCAAACGCCGTATATCCAAAAACTGGAGTTGCAGTTAGAGATGTTAGAAAAGGGCGGCTACGATCACTTTATGTTAAAAGAGATATATGAGCAACCACGCTCTGTGGGTGACTGTCTCCGCGGGCGTATTTACCCCGACAGGGGGCTGGTTCAATTAGGAGGGATTAAGGAATATGCGGAAAAACTTAAAAATATTGACCGAATTATAATCGTGGCCTGTGGTACGTCGTGGCATGCAGGCTTAGTTGGCGAATATTTGATCGAAGAATATGCCCGTGTGCCGGTCGAGGTTGAGTACGCTTCTGAGTTTAGATACCGTAACCCGATAATTACTGAAAAGGATGTTGTTATTGCAATATCGCAATCAGGAGAAACAGCTGATACGATGGCTGCTATTGAATTGGCAAAAGAACGGGGTGCCACAATATTTGGTATCTGCAATGTAGTGGGAGCATCAATTCCACGCCTAAGCCATGCCGGCGTTTATACACATGCCGGTCCGGAAATTGGTGTGGCATCAACAAAAGCATTTACGGCACAGGTTACGGCACTTACCATGCTAGCGTTTTATACAGCACAGCAACGCGGTGCTATTACAGAAAGCAAGCTGATTGAATACCTTACAGAGCTAAACAACATCCCTGCGCTGATACAAAAAACCTTTGCGGCGAATGATCACATCAAAACAATTAGCGAAGAATATAAAGATGCTTCAAACTGTTTATTCCTGGGTCGCGGAAGCTCGTTTCCGGTCGCCTTGGAGGGTGCTTTAAAGCTTAAAGAAATATCCTACATTCACGCAGAAGGTTATCCTGCTGCAGAGATGAAGCACGGGCCTATCGCCTTAATAGACGCGGATATGCCGGTTGTGTTTATCGCCACGCAAAATTCTTCTTATGAGAAAGTAATTTCTAACATCCAGGAAGTGAAAGCCCGTGGCGGCCGCGTTATTGCCATAGTAACTGAAGGCGATACAATTGTGCGCGATATGGCAGAACATACCATTGAGATACCGGAAGTGTCAGAAGCATTTGTGCCGCTTTTGGCAACTATCCCGCTGCAGTTATTGTCATATCATATCGCGGTTTTACGTGGCTGCAATGTAGACCAGCCAAGAAACCTTGCAAAATCAGTAACTGTGGAATAG
- a CDS encoding DUF4270 family protein, giving the protein MKFFRLDLLTLLISLFLLNSCKNQNNLGLIIDPSQQVNGTLTDTSTLWTNTVSEDTVVTSGLAKTPLAYFKDPIIGTSEANIAAAISLPGNAGYTLPSGTLTIDSAVLILRYADGFYGDSLTSKYKANIYQLAEKPSATTTYYNNKIWSVSNVLLGSQTFNSRTHTPFKITDIVTGKPDTLKSVPAQLRVKISTNFIASNLFNANSTTLGSNTLFQNQVKGLYITLDKTQAGNGGRFFINGDSSRIDVYYKAVNPTTAVIDTAVVSLPLAQRAAEIKHTYTTAVTAALNTTAPQETIYLDGLGGLRAKIAFPYIKNFLATAGANAVISRAELVITPVPGSNISYKALPRLTMYRFDIAKQRIAIPDATGGSTSTLTDSRFISAGVFGGIFNNLDNSYHFIITGYVSDLARGKTPDYGTYIAPIDTTSLTTVPIAATPQTAARTYATGGVTNKASANFPYRMKLNIIYTKATQ; this is encoded by the coding sequence ATGAAATTTTTCCGATTAGACTTATTAACCTTGTTGATAAGTCTTTTTCTTTTAAATAGCTGCAAAAACCAAAACAACCTTGGTTTGATAATCGATCCTTCGCAGCAGGTTAACGGCACGCTAACTGATACCTCGACACTTTGGACCAATACTGTTTCTGAAGATACCGTTGTAACATCCGGCTTAGCCAAAACACCCCTGGCTTATTTTAAGGATCCTATAATTGGAACATCTGAGGCAAATATTGCTGCCGCGATAAGTTTGCCGGGCAACGCCGGATATACGTTGCCATCCGGAACATTAACTATTGATTCAGCGGTTTTGATCCTGCGATATGCTGATGGATTTTACGGAGACTCTTTAACTTCAAAGTATAAAGCAAATATTTACCAGTTAGCAGAGAAGCCATCTGCTACAACTACTTATTACAATAATAAGATCTGGAGTGTAAGCAATGTTTTGCTGGGTTCGCAAACCTTTAATTCGCGTACTCATACGCCATTCAAGATCACAGACATTGTAACCGGTAAGCCGGATACGTTAAAAAGCGTGCCTGCGCAGTTGCGTGTAAAAATTAGTACCAACTTTATTGCAAGTAATTTATTTAATGCCAATTCTACCACTCTAGGTTCAAACACATTATTTCAAAACCAGGTTAAGGGCCTCTACATCACGCTTGACAAAACGCAGGCAGGAAATGGTGGCCGGTTCTTTATCAACGGCGATTCTAGCCGCATAGACGTTTATTATAAAGCCGTTAACCCAACAACGGCCGTTATAGACACCGCGGTAGTTAGTTTGCCTTTAGCACAACGTGCGGCCGAGATAAAACATACTTATACTACTGCGGTAACGGCAGCTCTAAATACTACTGCACCACAGGAAACCATCTATCTTGACGGGCTGGGCGGTTTACGGGCCAAGATCGCGTTTCCTTATATTAAAAACTTTCTAGCGACAGCAGGAGCAAATGCGGTTATCAGTCGCGCTGAATTGGTTATTACGCCGGTACCGGGGTCAAACATCTCTTATAAGGCTTTACCGAGATTAACTATGTACAGGTTTGATATCGCTAAACAGCGCATCGCAATACCTGATGCAACCGGCGGTTCTACAAGTACTCTCACAGATTCACGTTTTATAAGTGCAGGTGTTTTTGGCGGTATTTTTAATAATCTGGACAACAGCTATCATTTTATTATTACGGGATATGTCTCAGATCTCGCCCGCGGTAAAACTCCGGATTATGGGACCTATATTGCGCCAATCGATACAACTTCTCTAACAACCGTTCCTATTGCAGCTACGCCGCAGACCGCTGCGCGTACTTATGCTACAGGTGGCGTTACTAATAAGGCATCTGCAAATTTCCCTTATCGAATGAAATTGAATATTATTTATACCAAGGCTACGCAATAA